TTTGCAAGGGTGCATTATCTCCTCAAATCAAGGATAAGTGGGGTAGCCCTTCACTCTTAactctgtctccttcctcccaAAGCAGTGATGCTCCAAACATCCTTGGTCAaattctcccttccctcccttctggTACATTTCAAATTTATCAGACTCTTAATCCTTGGGAAAGAGCAGAAGCCTAAAGACAAACCAGGAagataatgaagaaaaagatCATTACTTTTCAGTGATGTATATTCCAAATACAGGTAGATCAACCAGTGGTCAATTATTGTTTACTTCCATTTATTGAACTTTTTCTACAAGCTAAGCACAGATacttgttttgttctgttttgagacagggttttgctctgttgcctaggctagagtgcaatggagcaatcatagctcactgcaatttcaaattccttggctcaagtgatcctcctgcctcagcctcctgagtagctaggactataggcatgagacaccacacccagataatttatttttaaaaatttacttttgtgtagagatgaggtctcactatgttgcccaggctggtcttgaattcctggcctcaagcaatcctcctgcctcagcctcctaaattgcTATGGTTATGGGCACAAGCTACTGCACCCGGCCTTGAACACTTTCAATAAGTGTGCACAACACTGTTGTGAAAGGCAACAGAAATACCTGCTCTTGAGTagcttaaaatctaattttagattttaattagGACCATACATATAGTTCAAAAAGTACATGTGTTTGCATGTTAGTCTTTCAGGGtaatggttattttttaatttaatttaatttaattttgagacagagtctcactttgttgcccaggctagagtgagtgccatggcatcaagcctagctcacagcaacctcaaactcctgggctcaagtgatcctcctgcctcagcctcccgagtagctgggactacaggcatgtgccaccatgcctggctaattttttgtatatatatatttttagttggtcaattaatttctttctatttttagtagagacagggtctcactcaggctggtttcgaactcctgacctcgagcaatccgcccaccttggcttcccagagtgctaggattacaggtgtgagccactgcgcccggccatgtttttttttaatttagtataatATCATTAAATTCACAAGTTTATGAAAGCTATATTCTCAAATGATTAGCCTTCTATGTAACTGCATCAGGAGGAATTATTACAAATTTAGTACAGAGCAAATACAATcagatatacattttatttttagagaaaagtaCAAGGTTTCTTCCTTAATGCTAGAAGCCATTTGTGTTATGCCCTTTTGGAAAGGAAAAACTCTGAAAATGAACCTCATGTAAATTTCATAAATACTGTTGTCCTTTCATTGAAACCTTCTCCTCTTTTGTAATAGTCCTGgctttatatatcaataaatggTGTCTTGGATAtatgtctccaaaagaaaaatttatatttctggtAAACATTTGCTTTACTTCTATTTCAGAAGCAAGTATTTTTCTATTCATCTTTTATTGGTGAACCTGATATTTCCTTCTATATTAATTATATAGGCTTACTTGACTGAGATGTTTTTAAACTAACTCTAGAGAATCATGTGACCTTTTACCTATAATATGAATTCACATGGTCTTccttattataaatgtataaatttaaaaggacCTCGAAAAcctatagagaaaatataatatgaatttgATGGCAGAAAAAGGTCAGCTATACATTTCAATCATTTATTGtatatgctaaaatataattTGGTTATAAATGATTGAGAACAACAACGAACAATATTTATGCCTTCTCTTTAGTTTAACCAGTACAAGCCAGTTTGCGTGacataatgtttttttttgttttcctcagcATTGGTGCCCTGATTGGATTAGGGATTGCAGCCCTTGTTTTACTTGCCTTTGTCATCAGCGTCTGTGTCCTTTGCTATTTATTTCTATATGCAAAGCCTCAAAGATTAGACACTGGCCTTAAACTTCAACACCTAGATGCTTCTTCCATTCAAGAAGGTAATCAGTATCTCTTATTTATAACCAATTACCTATTCTCTATGCAAAAGAATAATCTGTACCTGGGTAACAGCTCATACTGTTAAAAATGAATGctgtttaaaaattcagtttattgTGTCTTTGTAAAAATTCACATTGAATCAGGCCTTAATGATGAAATACCTTAGGTAGATCATGCTTAAGGAAAAATAGCAGCAGGATGTGAATGTCCCCATGAAAACTAAATCATTGGTCCATTAAATcctctttaatatatttatgtgcCTTCCAGCTATCAAGGTTTATTcccttgaaatttttaaattttgtttttggatGGAGCCAAAGAAGTCAAATAAATAGAGGAACAAAATATCTGATAACTGATTCTCAGTGTTGCATTGCTCTGGATTGGTTAGGCAATGGTCAGTTAAGAATTTACCTATGTGCCTACCGTGTGCAGAATTCAGAGGaggcatataaaatattcagaggcatagaaaagaagtagaaacaaTAAGTAGAAGACAGTCTTTGTTCTCTGTTGTTGAATAGATTGCAAAGTAGCTAAAATATGGGGGTGGGGTGTAATGTGACTATAAAGTAGATagaaatttttatgtatggtttGTAAAAGTAGGTCccgttattttaattattaatataaagttctATATAAATGCTAGTTATCATTATGAAAGTCAATTAGAAAGTGTTAAAGTTGTGAATATAAGTTTATATCAGTTTAttataaggggaaaaaagccccatatttttgaaatatgagaAAGAGGCAACAGATAAATGTACTTAGAAAATAAGCATGTTTTGGGGGGAGATCTATTGTATACTATGGTGATGGTTAATAAAGTATTGTAAACTttgaaaattgctttaaaaaaataaatttctattagtGTATTAAAAAGCACtaataataaatttgattttgagatacatataaaaatttagaatacatTATAGACTACatatagaatatatagagaatttatatatagatatataaatttagaatacAAATGTacagtgtacatatatatgtagaatgACACGCAAGTTCTCACTTGcttccctttaaaaagaaaatgaaattcttaaaacagtttttaaaaatatgctccaTTTTAGCTGAATCCTGACACTTGTCATGGTTGTAGAGGACCTGCTCTGCACGCGCGTCAAGTACATTGCCGCTGTGTGATTGCATTAGCGCTAATTTCCTTCTCTGTAGAGGAGACCTCTCTCAGAGGGTGTCCTGTGTTACAGAACAAGGGGCCAAGAGCCCTTTGGTGTTCTCTTCCTGAAGAACTGTTTCGAGATTGCGTGGCTGAATTGACAGGTTGTTAGCTGAATTTAATCCAAACAGCTTAGACCTGGTTTCTCCACTGGAAGTGGGGTAGTGATTATCGAATAATCAGATTGTTAAATCGATTTTTGTCTCAATTGCTTGGATAATTTAAAGCTGTGGTTCTTAAATTTtactgtgcatcagaatcacccaaggagcttgttaaaaacataaattcCAGGCTCTGCACTTTTAAACAAGCAGCTCCCTGCTTCTGCCCTTGTTCCCCTACTGTCTACTCTCCGCAGAGCAGCCAGAGTGAGCCCCTTAAAACCTTAGTCAGGTCCTGCCACTGCTCTGGTCAAAACTCTGCTTGCCATCTCTCTCCCTGGATAAAACAGTCTTCATCGTGATCTGAAGGGACTTTGGGGTTCTGCCCTCTCCGTCCTCAGCTCCCTCATCTCCTCATGCCTGGCCGCAGGGGCCCCTTTGCAGTTCCTTACAATCCCTGACTCAGGGTTTGTCACCTTTGTCTGGGATGCTCTCTCCTCAGATGTCTGCACCTTACACCTTACACCATCTTACACCTTCAGTTTCTTTAAATCTTTACTCAAGTTGCCTtgctgtttgggggatgggcacacttgcagctctgacttgggtggtgcaaaggcaatatatgtaacctaaacgtttgtacccctgtcatattctgggggaaaaaagttgCCTTCCCAGGAGTTCTTCCTTGCTCaccaaatctgcatttttaactcCCTTTCAACATTTCATACCTGcttcctgctttgtttttctcttaagcaTTTACCATAAACATGATGTGCATTTTACTTTTCTAATGTTTAACCTTTCTCCATTCCAACTAGAAACTAAGTTCTAGCAGGAATTTTTGTCTTGCTTGTTCATTattgtatccccagtgcctagaacacttACATTTCCATGAATGAATTGAATGGAGTAGTGCTGCATCTCTATAGGTGATCAGAGGAGCgtattttgagaaacattgaCAAAGTATTGTCACCATTACAGTCATCAAACATTCATTGAGTTCCTCCTGTATGCAATGCACTGTGCTAAATAAAAACTGGTTATTTTTCCTGATTTAGTTTAGGGCCTgctccaaaattttatttcatattggcTTTGAGAACCCAGCAACAGAATTATTTGGCTTATTGATTGAAGTCTTGCAGGCTTGTTGCTGATTGGCTAAGGACGTCCATTAAGCATTTCCTGTGTAGTTAAAAGAGGCTGCTTTCTTGCAATGAAATATCCCGACTCTGCCcctcttaaaaatatctttataacatTGGCAAATTAATTCAATACAGCTTTCCCAAGTGCTTGATATTGTTAAGGGAGAATTTTATATGATCAAAGTGTCTTCCTGCCGTTTTCAAATGAAGTGATTTTGATTTTGGTCCCTTGGTTTGATTTTAACCAAATCAGACATAATGCAGAGCCCAAAACAAAAGAGGCAATCCAAATGTCACTAGACTAGGAAGAGAAAATGGTTTATATTTCAGAGTGATCCTTTGAAGTGATATTTAAACACTATTGCACCCTTTGTTAAATATGCATGTTCCATTACAATGAATGGATGCCAGTGTTCTAGCTATTGAGAAAACAAGTCTGGGGCTTTATTGCATTTAAGgaacataataaaatgtttacattatcaGGCAAGTAAACATTACATTAGAGGAAAATTGGTTTCACTAGTTATggcctttttctttcaaaattatctgTTCTTAAGAGTCAGCCTCCCATTATGTTAGATTAATTTTTACAATTGAAACAGTTTTTATTACAGGCAATATGAATGGCCTAAATGGAAACATGTTTTTGTGCACATACTAACCTGAGTTAGAGCCCtggacttttttccccctataaatGACAATAGTCTAAGTTTAAAATAGCCTAGTCTTAGACTATTTTGCCAAGATTTTCTGTTGTGTATCTTTTTTCTAtcggatttcttttttttaatgtataaaatttaaGGCTTCAACATTTTGAATTGATCTTGAGCAAAGCAGGTCTCTGGTAGTGATTGTGGACTTTAATTGCACAACCTCTGGGGCTCACTCTATACAGAGGACCTATTGCTAAGCAATTGATTGGGCTTTAAATTGTATCCCATAaaccttttttcattttaaacttttgtgtTTGGGGTTTTGCATGTTTCAAATGCCAATGTTTAAAAGAACACCATTGCTTGTAAATTGTTTTGCATAGGACATACAGTTCCCAAGAAAAAGATGGCTGTGTGGAGGGCATCTTTCTGAGTACACACACCTCAGAATGAGGGCTCATTTCACAGATTGTGCAAGAATTACTGGCAAATAGAGGAACAATTAAGGAGATAAAGGTCTTAGTTCcctgtttctcaaacttttccactGGAGAATCATTAAAggtatacagttgtcccttggtatccatggggaatAGGTTCCAGGACAGGAcctcccatggataccaaaatctgtggatgtTTAAGTACCtgatgtaaaatggtgtagtatttgtatataacctatgcaATCCTCCTGCATACTGTAAATCATCTCTAGACTACTCTAATACCTAATATGATGGGAATGTATGTAAAGAGTTGTTATTCTGTAtagtttagggaataatgacaagaaaaaaggcctatacatgttcagtacagatacCTTTTTCCCAAAGAATTTTTGATCTATGGTTGGTTGGAGCCACAGATGAGAAACCCACAGTCATGGAGGGCCAGGTATTTAAGAAACGAACTCATATCTCCAGAATTCTAAGGGCTAGTGTGGAAAGGCCTGCTTAAGCCTTATGagctttaaattatttgaagttcccattttatttttaaagtttatggaAGTTTTCAGCTTGACTGCATAATCTAATGGCTTGCTTTACTCTAATAACCTCACCCTCCCATATCTGAGTAAAATTGAGGGTCCAGGAGGACAAAGCATGTTCATCCTGTGGCTTTGAATATCCATTGAAAACACTGATACCCTGGAGCTGTGGAAGGGGAAGGGGCAAGGAGCAAAGGGTGGGCTTCTTAGAAGCAgagtttttgataaaaattagaaGGGCAGATTTTAGAGCTGCTtagcacaaataaaataatacagttgTACAGGAATGATAAACAACTACAAGCCTGTATTTGGTGGTCTCTTTTGTAAAAGCAGATGGAACAAATGAAAAAGGGTAAGTAAATTAGCAGTAAGGCACAGTTGTctaggagaaaaacataaattatatatggAATACTAAGAAAGCAAGCAAATTTTAACATTATGTAATCATTTATTCTGTCTGTGTGCAAAATAGGACTTGGACTAGCTCAGAATGTTCTgctatatttcttcttcttagaAGACACCCTTTCTCCTCCACAAAGAAAACCTTTCTTTCAATTCCTATTCACTgttggaaaattagaaaatacagagaaacaaataGTGTCACTCGTGACTCCACCACACAGAGACAACAGTGATGAGTATCCTTCatggattttttgtgtgtgcatctatagatacatgtatataacaaaatgggaaaaaatgggtCTTCTGACATGCTTTTTTTCATGACAAAATGTTGATATCTTTCTTTGCCAAATAAATACCTTCACCGTCATTTTTAAAGGTTCTAATTTATTACTTTGGAGTAccgtgatttaaaaaatttttttgatataatttcacaCTTCTAGAAAAATTGCAAGAAAAGTACAGAGTGCCTTTGCATACTTTGTCCgagatttattattaatatttttcttcatttgttttatcattGGCTCTATGTATagtttctgaaccatttgagaataaTTTGCAGGTGTCATGCctatttagccataaaatttCAGTGCatatttcctaagaataaggaTTTTCTCTTCCATAATCACAGTACATTTATCAAAGTCAGGAAATATAACATTGATACAGTAATAGTATCTAATCTGGAGTTCATAATCAAATTATGTCAATGTCTTTAATagttactttttcttatttaagatcTAGTCCAGAAGTACATCTTGTAATCAGttgtcttatttctttactttccttTAATCCTCAGCCTTTCTTAGTTTTTTATGgtcttgacatttttgaaaagtaaaaggcAGCTATTTTGTACAATGTCCCTCAATTTATGTTTGTCTGATGATTTCTCATAATTGGAGAGAGATTATACATTTTTGCCAGAGTACCACAGAAGTTATATTCTCAGGGCATCATAGCAGAAAGTACATAATATTGGTTTGTCCCATTGTTAGTGACATTAATTTGGATTACTTGGTTAAGGTTGTAGTTGCTGGATCAATCCATTGTCAAGTTACCATTTTTCCCTTTGTGATTACCAAGTAGTTAGTGGGAAGGTTCTTTGAGACTATGAAATATCCTGTTGCTCCTCAAACTGTCACCCACACATTGATGGTTCTTGACAATTATTCTGGTAGTTGTAAAACGGTAATTTTATGACTTGATTATTCCTTTTATGTTTTAGTTGTCATTCCACTACAAGGAAGAGCTTTCCTTCTCCTCTATTTaccttagtccatttgtgctgggACAAAATACCTGAgaaaggtaatttataaagaacagaaatttacttcttacagttctggaggctgggaagccagagatcaaggtgctagcagattcCATGTCTAGTGAAGgatgctctctgcttccaagaaggTGCCTTGTTGCTGTGTCATCAGATGGCAGAAGAAATGGAAGTGCAAAAAGGGGCTAGCTAGTTCCCCCAAACCCTTTTATAAGGGCTGTAATCCAATCCGTAaaagcagagccctcatggccctAATagcctcccaaagaccccacctcttaatatcatcaccttgggggttgagttccaacatatggattttggagggacacatacattcaaaccatagcattacttatttatatatcagTAGGGACTTATAGAGTCTTCACTCTAAAAACATTGTTACTATTCTGATCCTTAAACTTTctagatttggccagtgggagcccttTTAAATTGGATCCCATGACCTTGTGAAATATGCCCATCATTTTGAGAGCACTTTTTGCTTTCTGCCAGAAGATGCTCCAGGGCATTTTGTATGTTCCCTGTTCCAGCCCTGGAATCTGCCGTTTTTCCAAGAAACCTGGTTTATTTTAGTGGGGAATGGTGTTTAGAAATCAAATTCTGggtgtatcacattttattaaattgttgACTTTGAACTAGCTTCCATTTTTTCTGTTACATAAACATAGAACATGTATTTTCTTAGCAtccctaggagtggaattgctgctGTTTTATACTTAGTTTCCTTATATCCTCTGTGACATTgggtattattatttaaaagtatatatattttactgagGAATAGTGTTATATTCTAAATTCATCTAATTAGTAGTGAGAATAGACATTTTTAtgtttgtcattatttcttttgtgGTATATTGCTTGCTCAtatcttttgtacatttttctatttttctcattcatttctaaTTGCTTCATCAAAACTTTCCATGTAGTAACTAAACACTTTTTCACATATATTGCAAATCTTTTTCatagttgttttccttttaattttgtatGTGATAGTTTTTTAACCATAGAagtttcttcttttgtcatttctcCTTTTGGTTTCATACTTAGAAAGTTCTCCCCTCACcataagatatattaataatgtaaaggtagttacttttattttcttctaatacatttatgcatttgtttttatatttaaatccttAATACTCTCAGAGTTTTAATTTTGGTAGTGATctgcctttattttccaaatgagtcAGTTGTCAAATATTTAATGGCTAATCCATCTTTTTCTTGTCAACTTAAAATGTCAGCAGTCATAAATTAAATTCTTCCTATGTACTATGGTTTGGTTTTGGACTTTGTTCTGTCAAATTGATCAGTCTGTTTATTCTTAAGCTAGTAATATACTTTAACAATTACTGTAGCTATATAGTTTAATATCTGATTAGGCAAGACTCTATCTCCTCCCTCTCATTatgcttctttttcaaaatttcttggCTACTCTTATAATGTTCAAATTTCCAAATAAACTTTTGAATCACACTGTCAAATGTTTAAATGTCCAGTGGTATTTTGATGGattttgtataaaatttataGATAAGTTTGGGAGCTATTTTTCTAAATAGCCTTAACACCCCTCCAGAATAACTCTGCTCAAAGCTTGTATTAATTAGGCTACCAGATTATTTAGTAATACCAGTCTTTGTTTCAGAAGACTTTTTAAGAATTCATTGAGATCAGAAGATGGAGTAATTTGAACTAAATGACTTAAAAGGCCACCTGTGTGCCCTTAAGTAGAAAGATTTCTACTTAAAATAATGAGCCTGGAATTTCCTATGCCTGCTTTTGTTCCTAAAATGTAGAAAATCAAATTGCTCAGTGGAGCTACTGTGACATTTAGCATTTCTGAGTCCTCCTCAGAGTTCAGGGTTAGGCAATCCTAGCTCATGTTCAAAGCAATAAGCAAAACAGAAGCCAGTCTTTCATTGTGAAATATTCATTTcaaggatttaaaatattagctaaatTCTTTTGTAAGCTATGTTCACCATCAATGGTTGGAGGAATTTAacgatgaaaagaaaagaaagaaaatgaaagaaaagaaaaatgaccaatACTGGAAATAATAGGGtaggaaaaaaatttctgaatGAAACTGCCTCCATTCATTGATAGGTGGGTAAAGCAAAGGGCAAGCCTCAGCCTCTAACTTTCATGATGAGTtttttaagtacatttacatgagatgcctatatatatatatatatatatgtatatatatatatgtatatatacatacatatatatatcttctgGAGGGCCATTGAAAAAGGGAGAGGGCAACAGATCAAGAGATCACAAAACAAGCTTTGCTCACTTCACTATTTAGCCCAGAGCCCCAGTCCTGTGCACTATCATATTAAATCTGAAGGAAAAACATCc
The Microcebus murinus isolate Inina chromosome 11, M.murinus_Inina_mat1.0, whole genome shotgun sequence genome window above contains:
- the SHISAL2B gene encoding protein shisa-like-2B isoform X2; translated protein: MSEASRLCSGYYSLNHSFVEPFQCPRRGEGAALLYCCGFADLKYCCSEPGSYFPYKHSYMWSLSIGALIGLGIAALVLLAFVISVCVLCYLFLYAKPQRLDTGLKLQHLDASSIQEVVIPLQGRAFLLLYLP